One segment of Panulirus ornatus isolate Po-2019 chromosome 33, ASM3632096v1, whole genome shotgun sequence DNA contains the following:
- the LOC139759526 gene encoding succinyl-CoA:glutarate CoA-transferase isoform X2, whose amino-acid sequence MAPSTTLLLHQDFHYSSPNKARGGPLSGIRIIDLTRILAGPFATMVLSDLGAEVIKVERPGKGDETRSWGPPFLGTESCYFLSVNRNKKSIIVDLKKPEGVSVVQDLVKCSDVLIENFVPGALNRLGLGYDTLKSVAPHLVYCSVSGYGSRGPYQSRPGYDVIAASFAGLLGVTGPENGEPCKVGVAMTDLATGLYAHGAIMAALLERHKTGFGQKVECNLLSSQISCMVNLASNFLNGGREAKRWGTAHESIVPYQAFPTSDGYLTIGAGSNDQFSALCHVLDLKDLLRDEQYSTNALRVKNRETLLRELTNTFQKKSTEEWLSILAGCSFPYAPINTLSQTFSDPQVIHNQIVQEVEHPSIGKVKQVAPAVSFSTSQNEIRSPPPLLGEHTEYVLSEILKYSKEKVQELIKQGVVNRSQ is encoded by the exons ATGGCACCGAGCACTACATTGTTGCTTCATCAAGATTTCCACTACAGTTCTCCAAACAAAG CACGTGGTGGTCCACTATCTGGTATCAGGATCATTGACTTGACAAGAATACTTGCTGGCCCTTTTGCAACAATGGTCCTGAGTGATCTTGGAGCTGAAGTTATAaag GTAGAGCGACCGGGCAAAGGAGATGAGACACGTAGTTGGGGTCCTCCTTTCCTAGGTACGGAGAGCTGCTACTTTCTCAGTGTAAATCGAAATAAAAAAAGCATTATTGTTGATCTCAAAAAACCTGAAGGGGTGTCTGTTGTGCAAGACCTGGTAAAATGTAGTGATGTACTGATAGAAAACTTTGTTCCTGGTGCTCTTAATCGTTTGGGATTAGGGTATGATACACTAAAGTCTGTAGCACCCCATTTGGTGTACTGTTCAGTTTCTGGGTATGGATCTAGAGGACCCTATCAGAGTAGACCAGGTTATGATGTCATAGCAGCCTCCTTTGCTGGCCTTCTTGGGGTCACTGGGCCAGAGAATGGAGAACCATGTAAAGTTGGGGTTGCCATGACTGATTTAGCAACTGGGCTTTATGCACATGGAGCTATAATGGCAGCTTTACTTGAAAGGCACAAAACTGGGTTTGGACAAAAAGTTGAATGTAATTTGTTGTCTTCCCAAATATCATGTATGGTGAATTTAGCATCAAACTTTCTgaatggaggaagagaggctaaGAGATGGGGAACTGCCCATGAGAGTATAGTTCCTTATCAAGCTTTTCCAACTAGTGATGGGTACCTCACAATTGGTGCTGGCAGCAATGATCAGTTTTCAGCTTTATGCCATGTTCTTGATCTCAAAGACCTTTTAAGAGATGAACAGTATTCTACAAATGCTCTTAGAGTTAAAAATCGTGAAACACTTCTTAGGGAACTAACAAATACTTTTCAGAAAAAGTCAACAGAGGAATGGCTTTCCATTCTTGCAGGGTGTTCCTTTCCTTATGCACCCATAAATACACTGTCCCAGACCTTCTCAGATCCACAGGTAATTCATAACCAGATAGTACAAGAGGTTGAACACCCAAGTATAGGCAAAGTGAAGCAAGTGGCACCAGCAGTATCCTTTAGCACCTCACAGAATGAAATTAGGTCACCTCCTCCACTTTTGGGTGAGCACACTGAATATGTGCTTTCAGAGATTCTCAAGTACTCAAAGGAAAAGGTTCAGGAGCTCATAAAGCAGGGTGTGGTAAATAGGAGTCAGTAG
- the LOC139759525 gene encoding uncharacterized protein yields MLRQCCCDPHKMTYISAIITAVEAVLFGVLNVVLICMNACVIQPPSNLQQYHLDLDKFWAWYFYDGDKCTSRYENYTPPKWIDIPFPLNPRKPETTVDANFRYQVAYLALHSCWFLSAFILLYGNARKLWGYYVPWLLITIALVVMDLTIGVFYIMDMADAGNKYTSALFWVFAMYMRIIVFWFMNLSEFGTAFNAFCKSRHKRKKQARKERAQKKKQAVEVAQAAEAADAAARAELTEQYQQRIQQEQRQNSEPPWVNNDAYEDSPELPKKPRPEAPSELRPFNYLNPCYRPPDQHDLEGMRANAAPAIEIPVREETLTMDLFKEDYFPTDEYMQPLDTLPPMKPVAFPRRHGSLRNYHTQEPHLGFRRFSSTRGPPRPTNYNNNPRLYPPPDYDKLHDAKALLSSISKLQPLPRINTASKAPLHHQLSHQGRPLPNQRGLSYSPPLNQSRPRSPPQSQSRPHSPPPNQRAYFPDSYPKISYI; encoded by the exons ATGCTGCGTCAATGCTGTTGTGATCCTCACAAGATGACCTACATCTCGGCCATCATCACAGCC GTGGAGGCGGTGCTGTTCGGGGTGCTGAATGTGGTGTTGATCTGTATGAACGCCTGCGTCATACAACCACCGAGTAATCTTCAGCAGTACCACCTCGATCTTGACAAGTTCTGGGCCTGGTACTTCTATG ATGGGGATAAGTGCACTTCCCGGTATGAAAACTACACCCCTCCTAAATGGATCGATATACCCTTCCCTCTGAACCCCAGGAAACCCGAGACAACGGTAGATGCTAACTTCAGGTACCAAGTGGCTTACCTCgccctccactcctgctggttCCTCTCGGCCTTCATCTTGCTCTATG GCAACGCCCGGAAGCTGTGGGGTTACTACGTTCCCTGGCTCCTCATCACCATCGCCCTCGTCGTCATGGACCTCACCATCGGTGTCTTCTACATCATGGACATGGCA GATGCGGGTAACAAGTATACTAGTGCCTTGTTCTGGGTGTTTGCTATGTACATGCGAATCATCGTCTTCTGGTTCATGAACCTGAGTGAGTTTGGCACCGCCTTCAACGCCTTCTGCAAGTCCCGCCACAAGAGAAAGAAACAGGCCCGTAAAGAGAGG GCTCAGAAGAAGAAACAGGCTGTGGAGGTGGCCCAAGCAGCAGAGGCAGCCGATGCAGCAGCTCGTGCGGAGTTAACAGAGCAGTACCAGCAGCGAATTCAGCAAGAACAGAGGCAAAATTCTGAACCTCCTTGGGTAAACAACGATGCCTATGAGGACAGCCCAGAACT GCCTAAAAAGCCGAGACCAGAAGCACCCTCAGAGCTGCGCCCATTCAACTACCTCAACCCGTGCTACAGGCCCCCTGACCAGCATGACTTAGAGGGAATGCGTGCTAATGCTGCCCCTGCCATTGAGATCCCTGTTCGGGAAGAAACACTTACTATGGACTTATTCAAGGAGGATTACTTTCCTACTGACGAGTATATGCAGCCACTAGACACACTGCCTCCTATGAAGCCTGTAGCTTTTCCTCGGCGTCATGGTTCCTTGAGGAATTATCACACTCAGGAGCCACACCTAGGTTTCCGGCGCTTCTCCTCCACTAGGGGGCCACCTAGACCCACTAATTATAACAACAACCCACGCTTATATCCACCTCCTGACTATGATAAACTTCATGATGCGAAGGCTCTCCTCTCCAGCATCTCAAAGTTAC AGCCACTCCCAAGAATTAATACGGCAAGCAAAGCTCCCCTGCATCACCAGCTTTCACATCAAGGAAGGCCACTGCCAAATCAAAGAGGACTCTCTTATTCGCCACCTCTAAATCAGAGTAGACCCCGTTCTCCACCACAGAGCCAAAGTAGACCCCATTCTCCACCACCAAATCAAAGAGCCTATTTCCCAGATTCCTATCCAAAAATTTCTTATATTTAG
- the LOC139759526 gene encoding succinyl-CoA:glutarate CoA-transferase isoform X1: MMMLVLYKMMMQVYVQGWHRALHCCFIKISTTVLQTKVQNQRLCNSMLPTDFQVKNYSTRGGPLSGIRIIDLTRILAGPFATMVLSDLGAEVIKVERPGKGDETRSWGPPFLGTESCYFLSVNRNKKSIIVDLKKPEGVSVVQDLVKCSDVLIENFVPGALNRLGLGYDTLKSVAPHLVYCSVSGYGSRGPYQSRPGYDVIAASFAGLLGVTGPENGEPCKVGVAMTDLATGLYAHGAIMAALLERHKTGFGQKVECNLLSSQISCMVNLASNFLNGGREAKRWGTAHESIVPYQAFPTSDGYLTIGAGSNDQFSALCHVLDLKDLLRDEQYSTNALRVKNRETLLRELTNTFQKKSTEEWLSILAGCSFPYAPINTLSQTFSDPQVIHNQIVQEVEHPSIGKVKQVAPAVSFSTSQNEIRSPPPLLGEHTEYVLSEILKYSKEKVQELIKQGVVNRSQ; this comes from the exons ATGATGATGTTAGTTCTCTACAA GATGATGATGCAGGTATATGTACAAGGATGGCACCGAGCACTACATTGTTGCTTCATCAAGATTTCCACTACAGTTCTCCAAACAAAGGTGCAAAATCAAAGACTTTGTAACAGCATGCTTCCCACAGACTTTCAAGTGAAAAACTATTCTA CACGTGGTGGTCCACTATCTGGTATCAGGATCATTGACTTGACAAGAATACTTGCTGGCCCTTTTGCAACAATGGTCCTGAGTGATCTTGGAGCTGAAGTTATAaag GTAGAGCGACCGGGCAAAGGAGATGAGACACGTAGTTGGGGTCCTCCTTTCCTAGGTACGGAGAGCTGCTACTTTCTCAGTGTAAATCGAAATAAAAAAAGCATTATTGTTGATCTCAAAAAACCTGAAGGGGTGTCTGTTGTGCAAGACCTGGTAAAATGTAGTGATGTACTGATAGAAAACTTTGTTCCTGGTGCTCTTAATCGTTTGGGATTAGGGTATGATACACTAAAGTCTGTAGCACCCCATTTGGTGTACTGTTCAGTTTCTGGGTATGGATCTAGAGGACCCTATCAGAGTAGACCAGGTTATGATGTCATAGCAGCCTCCTTTGCTGGCCTTCTTGGGGTCACTGGGCCAGAGAATGGAGAACCATGTAAAGTTGGGGTTGCCATGACTGATTTAGCAACTGGGCTTTATGCACATGGAGCTATAATGGCAGCTTTACTTGAAAGGCACAAAACTGGGTTTGGACAAAAAGTTGAATGTAATTTGTTGTCTTCCCAAATATCATGTATGGTGAATTTAGCATCAAACTTTCTgaatggaggaagagaggctaaGAGATGGGGAACTGCCCATGAGAGTATAGTTCCTTATCAAGCTTTTCCAACTAGTGATGGGTACCTCACAATTGGTGCTGGCAGCAATGATCAGTTTTCAGCTTTATGCCATGTTCTTGATCTCAAAGACCTTTTAAGAGATGAACAGTATTCTACAAATGCTCTTAGAGTTAAAAATCGTGAAACACTTCTTAGGGAACTAACAAATACTTTTCAGAAAAAGTCAACAGAGGAATGGCTTTCCATTCTTGCAGGGTGTTCCTTTCCTTATGCACCCATAAATACACTGTCCCAGACCTTCTCAGATCCACAGGTAATTCATAACCAGATAGTACAAGAGGTTGAACACCCAAGTATAGGCAAAGTGAAGCAAGTGGCACCAGCAGTATCCTTTAGCACCTCACAGAATGAAATTAGGTCACCTCCTCCACTTTTGGGTGAGCACACTGAATATGTGCTTTCAGAGATTCTCAAGTACTCAAAGGAAAAGGTTCAGGAGCTCATAAAGCAGGGTGTGGTAAATAGGAGTCAGTAG